In Catenulispora sp. EB89, a single genomic region encodes these proteins:
- a CDS encoding DUF2867 domain-containing protein — MRRIPEAAYTAQPWLVHEITDDFRLEDVWELPAAGGGPDDFPKLLAVFDAGLEHEASLPTRLLFWLRFKIGAVLRLDRRAGGLGTRVPSLRDRLPAELRDAPPPLPSKGSEFTFLYERDNERAMEIANGTMHGVLHIGWVPDGRGGWRGQLAVLVKPNGRFGAAYMAFIKPFRHLIVYPALGRAWDRRWRALNETGRLDKG; from the coding sequence ATGCGACGAATCCCCGAGGCGGCGTACACCGCTCAGCCGTGGCTGGTCCACGAGATCACGGACGACTTCCGGCTGGAGGACGTCTGGGAGCTGCCGGCCGCCGGCGGCGGCCCGGACGACTTCCCCAAGCTGCTGGCGGTGTTCGACGCCGGGCTGGAGCACGAGGCGTCGCTGCCGACGCGGCTGCTGTTCTGGCTGCGGTTCAAGATCGGCGCGGTGCTGCGCCTGGACCGGCGCGCCGGCGGGCTCGGGACCCGGGTGCCGTCGCTGCGGGACCGGCTGCCGGCGGAGCTCCGGGACGCTCCGCCGCCGCTGCCGAGTAAGGGCTCTGAGTTCACGTTCCTCTACGAGCGCGACAACGAGCGCGCGATGGAGATCGCCAACGGCACGATGCACGGGGTCCTGCACATCGGCTGGGTCCCCGACGGCCGGGGCGGGTGGCGCGGACAGCTCGCGGTGCTGGTGAAGCCGAACGGCCGATTCGGGGCCGCGTACATGGCGTTCATCAAGCCCTTCCGGCACCTGATCGTCTACCCGGCGCTGGGGCGCGCCTGGGACCGGCGGTGGCGGGCATTAAACGAGACGGGCCGTCTCGACAAGGGGTAA
- a CDS encoding SDR family NAD(P)-dependent oxidoreductase, with translation MTHARIVLITGATDGLGRALAHRLAAGGDTVLLHGRDQARLDATADAIRDEHGGARPATFRADLADLAQVRDLAAAVRAATDRLDVLVSNAGIGGGEPDGRDRRESKDGYELRFAVNYLAGFLLTQELLPLLRASAPARVVNVASLGQQDIEFDDVMLERGYSGIRAYCQSKLAQISSAVEMAERVPASEVTFNSLHPATYMPTKMVLLEAGHSIDSLETGVEATARLVTDPKLAGVSGRFYDRQREAKALAQAYDRRARGELYRLSLKLVGLPAE, from the coding sequence ATGACTCATGCCCGCATAGTCCTCATCACCGGCGCCACCGACGGCCTCGGCCGCGCGCTGGCGCACCGCCTGGCGGCCGGCGGCGACACCGTGCTGCTGCACGGCCGCGACCAGGCCCGCCTCGACGCGACCGCGGACGCGATCCGCGACGAGCACGGGGGCGCGCGCCCCGCGACGTTCCGCGCCGACCTGGCGGACCTGGCGCAGGTACGCGACCTCGCCGCCGCGGTGCGCGCCGCCACCGACCGCCTCGACGTCCTGGTGAGCAACGCCGGAATCGGCGGCGGGGAGCCCGACGGCCGCGACCGGCGCGAGAGCAAGGACGGCTACGAGCTGCGCTTCGCGGTGAACTACCTGGCCGGCTTCCTGCTGACCCAGGAACTGCTGCCGCTGCTGCGCGCCTCGGCGCCGGCGCGGGTGGTGAACGTCGCCTCGCTCGGGCAGCAGGACATCGAGTTCGACGACGTGATGCTGGAACGCGGCTACAGCGGCATCCGCGCCTACTGCCAGAGCAAGCTGGCGCAGATCTCGTCGGCGGTGGAGATGGCCGAGCGGGTGCCGGCGTCGGAGGTGACGTTCAACAGCTTGCACCCGGCGACGTACATGCCGACGAAGATGGTCCTGCTGGAGGCCGGACACAGCATCGACAGCCTGGAGACCGGAGTCGAGGCGACGGCGCGGTTGGTGACGGATCCGAAGCTGGCGGGGGTCAGCGGGCGGTTCTACGACCGGCAGCGGGAGGCGAAGGCTTTGGCGCAGGCTTATGACAGGCGGGCGCGGGGTGAGTTGTATCGGCTGAGCTTGAAGCTGGTGGGGCTGCCGGCGGAGTAG
- a CDS encoding maleylpyruvate isomerase family mycothiol-dependent enzyme encodes MHKTLEYPDLLRLIDERATAFRAVIASAPSLDVQVPTCPEWTLFELAQHLGQGRRFRAATIAAGPADAAPAEAVAERGVPAPREREELLAWLEATTQELLDALRAADPDDSRWTGWGTTQLTDTCASVARHQVQEIAVHTYDAQVAVGAPQPLPTEVALDGVEENLFITCFTTTPWPHKPTAFDLHATEGRSWRHTLDGDGARTTRLPAPGEDPDAAALSLHGTASDLVLFLYERIPLDSLRLDGDPGLFDLFHAWEWWA; translated from the coding sequence GTGCATAAGACTCTGGAGTATCCCGATCTGCTGCGGCTGATCGACGAGCGTGCGACCGCCTTCCGCGCCGTGATCGCCTCGGCGCCCAGCCTCGACGTGCAGGTGCCGACCTGCCCCGAGTGGACGCTGTTCGAGCTGGCGCAGCACCTGGGCCAGGGGCGTCGTTTCCGGGCCGCCACCATCGCGGCGGGACCCGCCGACGCCGCCCCGGCCGAGGCCGTCGCCGAGCGCGGCGTGCCGGCCCCCCGGGAGCGCGAGGAGCTGCTGGCCTGGCTGGAGGCGACGACGCAGGAGTTGCTGGACGCGCTGCGGGCGGCCGACCCGGACGACAGTCGCTGGACCGGGTGGGGCACCACCCAGCTGACGGACACCTGCGCTTCCGTCGCCCGGCACCAGGTCCAGGAGATCGCGGTGCACACGTACGACGCCCAGGTCGCCGTGGGCGCCCCGCAGCCGCTGCCGACCGAGGTGGCCCTCGACGGAGTCGAGGAGAACCTGTTCATCACCTGCTTCACGACGACCCCCTGGCCGCACAAGCCCACCGCCTTCGACCTCCACGCCACCGAGGGCCGCTCCTGGCGGCACACGCTCGACGGCGACGGTGCCCGGACCACCCGCCTGCCCGCTCCCGGCGAGGACCCGGACGCGGCCGCCCTCTCCCTCCACGGCACGGCCAGCGATCTGGTCCTGTTCCTGTACGAGCGCATCCCGCTGGACTCCCTGCGACTCGACGGGGACCCGGGGCTATTCGACCTGTTCCACGCCTGGGAATGGTGGGCGTGA
- a CDS encoding glucarate dehydratase family protein — protein MTDLKIVSVAITPVALKDPPLLNSSGVHEPYALRSIVEVHTDAGIVGISEAYGDDATLALLHRAATAVVGTDVFDLNELGRRVAEAVGGSAASSPTELIGAASHDKTVAQAFAAFEVACFDAQGKATGRRVVDLLGGAVRERVDYSAYLFYKWAEHPGDYDVDPWGEALDPDGIVKQARRMVERYGFGSLKLKGGVFPPEEEIEAVKALRQAFPGRPVRIDPNANWTVETSHRVAAALEGELEYLEDPTPGIPGMAEVAAKTSLPLATNMCVTSFAEIPESIRLGAVQVILSDHHFWGGFRATQNLAALCQTFDLGLSMHSNTHLGLSLAAMTHIAAATPNLTYALDTHTPWKSEAEDVLAGGGLTFTDGAVTLPSGPGLGVELDRDAVARLHEQYLTCGIRRRDDVGWMQRVRPEWTGKRPRF, from the coding sequence GTGACCGACTTGAAGATTGTCTCCGTCGCGATCACCCCGGTCGCCCTGAAGGACCCGCCACTGCTGAACTCCTCCGGCGTCCACGAGCCGTACGCCCTGCGCTCCATCGTCGAGGTGCACACCGACGCCGGCATCGTCGGCATCTCCGAGGCCTACGGCGACGACGCGACCCTGGCGCTGCTGCACCGGGCCGCGACCGCGGTGGTCGGCACCGACGTCTTCGACCTCAACGAGCTCGGCCGCCGGGTCGCCGAGGCGGTCGGCGGCTCCGCGGCCTCCTCGCCGACCGAGCTGATCGGCGCCGCCAGCCACGACAAGACCGTGGCCCAGGCGTTCGCGGCGTTCGAGGTGGCCTGCTTCGACGCCCAGGGCAAGGCCACCGGCCGGCGCGTCGTGGATCTTCTCGGCGGCGCCGTCCGCGAACGCGTCGACTACAGCGCCTACCTCTTCTACAAGTGGGCCGAGCACCCCGGGGACTACGACGTCGACCCCTGGGGCGAGGCGCTGGACCCGGACGGCATCGTGAAGCAGGCGCGCCGCATGGTCGAGCGCTACGGCTTCGGCTCGCTGAAGCTCAAGGGCGGCGTCTTCCCGCCCGAGGAGGAGATCGAGGCCGTCAAGGCCCTGCGACAGGCCTTCCCCGGGCGTCCGGTGCGCATCGACCCGAACGCCAACTGGACCGTGGAGACCAGCCACCGCGTGGCCGCCGCGCTGGAGGGCGAGCTGGAGTACCTGGAGGACCCGACGCCGGGGATCCCCGGGATGGCCGAGGTCGCGGCGAAGACGTCGCTGCCGCTGGCCACCAACATGTGCGTCACCAGCTTCGCGGAGATCCCCGAGTCGATCCGGCTCGGCGCCGTGCAGGTCATCCTGTCCGACCACCACTTCTGGGGCGGCTTCCGCGCCACCCAGAACCTGGCGGCGCTGTGCCAGACCTTCGACCTCGGGCTGTCGATGCACTCGAACACCCACCTCGGCCTGAGCCTGGCCGCGATGACGCACATCGCGGCCGCCACGCCGAACCTGACCTACGCGCTGGACACGCACACGCCGTGGAAGTCCGAGGCCGAGGACGTCCTCGCCGGCGGCGGCCTGACCTTCACCGACGGCGCTGTGACGCTGCCCTCGGGCCCCGGGCTCGGCGTGGAACTGGACCGCGACGCCGTGGCGCGGCTGCACGAGCAGTACCTGACGTGCGGGATCCGGCGGCGCGATGATGTGGGATGGATGCAGCGGGTGCGGCCGGAGTGGACGGGGAAGCGGCCGCGGTTCTGA
- a CDS encoding HAD-IIB family hydrolase yields MTTPRLPSLIACDLDGTLVRHDGTVSSRTVAAFQALETAGIPFVFVTGRPPRLMGQIADAFRLHGLAVCSNGAYDYDLRARAVVAEYAIDPATLKKVARGLREAIDGIGLAVEYADSLAADPLYEPWDWDRDITVQRLDEAALWERPAPKLVGRHGSLSADELLALAQPAVGDLVTVYHSNGLRLVEAVAPGVSKADGLARHAARLGVAAENVTAFGDMPNDLSMFGWAGRSYAVANAHPSVIAAAGGVIGSVEEDGVAAFLEAMLEA; encoded by the coding sequence ATGACAACCCCGCGCCTGCCGTCCCTTATAGCCTGCGATCTCGACGGAACCCTGGTCCGCCACGACGGGACGGTCTCCTCCCGCACCGTCGCCGCTTTCCAGGCGCTGGAGACGGCCGGCATCCCCTTCGTGTTCGTCACCGGCCGGCCGCCGCGGCTGATGGGCCAGATCGCCGACGCCTTCCGGCTGCACGGCCTCGCCGTCTGCTCCAACGGCGCCTACGACTACGATCTGCGGGCCCGTGCGGTCGTCGCGGAGTACGCCATCGATCCGGCGACGTTGAAGAAGGTGGCACGCGGGCTGCGGGAGGCCATCGACGGCATCGGCCTGGCCGTGGAATACGCCGACTCGTTGGCGGCCGATCCCCTTTACGAGCCGTGGGATTGGGACCGCGACATCACCGTGCAGCGCCTCGACGAGGCCGCCTTGTGGGAGCGGCCGGCGCCGAAGCTGGTCGGCCGGCACGGGAGCCTGTCGGCCGACGAACTGCTCGCGCTGGCCCAGCCCGCAGTCGGGGACCTGGTCACCGTCTACCACTCCAACGGCCTGCGCCTGGTCGAGGCCGTGGCACCGGGGGTCAGCAAGGCGGACGGCCTGGCCCGGCACGCGGCGCGCCTGGGCGTCGCCGCGGAGAACGTGACCGCGTTCGGCGACATGCCCAACGACCTGTCGATGTTCGGCTGGGCCGGCCGCTCCTACGCCGTCGCCAACGCGCACCCGAGCGTGATCGCGGCCGCCGGCGGCGTGATCGGCTCGGTCGAGGAGGACGGCGTCGCCGCGTTCCTGGAGGCGATGCTCGAAGCCTGA
- a CDS encoding MMPL family transporter — protein sequence MSVIARWCHQHRLVTVLVWLALIVGLGALTSSAGTKYNDTMSIPASESSQALDLLKQSMPASAGDSDQVVWHTTGGAKVTDPAVQQRMTDTLNQIASSPGVAAVTSPYSGPRGAVQISKDQTTAYATINFTQQAHDIPNAQVTHIIDVAQGARSQNLQVDLGGQAISQADRKVGGAADLIGVVAALIVLGLVFRSFGAAVMPILTGVAGVVTGITGTGQLSHLIAISSTAPTLATLVGLGVGIDYALFIVNRHRKGLMSGLSVQDSIAKALNTSGRAVIFAGGTVVIALLGMFALGLSFLNGMAIGAAVTVSMTVLAAITLLPAMLGFLKLRVLSKKQRRELAARQAGVGVLVPYAHASRRRGSAAGSGTPGHPETAFTRWAAKVEARPLGKALLAIAVMAVVAVPFFSINLGNSDAGNDPKSTTTRQAYDLLADGFGKGFNGPLTLVAQTPTAGDQQALTTLVNTIKTVPDVAAVSARPMQPGQTLGVVQVVPVSSPQDKATTDLIDNLRHDVIPKAEAGSTLHVMVSGPTAISNDFSHTLTSKLPLFVAIIVGLGCLLMMLAFRSLLVPLIGVAMNLLTMGVAFGSLVAVFQWGWGSEALGAGGAGPVEAFVPVIVISILFGLSMDYQVFLISRMHEEWSHSADNHRSVRVGHGETGQVIVAAGIIMTCVFGAFLFNGERVIAEFGMALALAILLDVLMLRLILVPALMHRFGRANWWLPSWLDKVLPHMSVEGEPEPVPGAVPAQGGPHEPELASANHRIP from the coding sequence ATGTCAGTCATTGCCCGTTGGTGCCACCAGCACCGTCTCGTCACCGTCCTCGTCTGGTTGGCGCTGATCGTCGGCCTCGGGGCGCTGACCAGCTCGGCCGGCACCAAGTACAACGACACGATGTCGATCCCGGCCTCGGAGTCCAGCCAGGCGCTGGACCTGCTGAAGCAGTCCATGCCGGCCTCGGCCGGGGACAGCGACCAGGTGGTGTGGCACACCACCGGCGGCGCCAAGGTCACCGACCCGGCCGTGCAGCAGCGCATGACCGACACGCTGAACCAGATCGCGTCCTCGCCGGGCGTCGCGGCCGTCACCAGCCCCTACAGCGGGCCGCGCGGGGCGGTGCAGATCAGCAAAGACCAGACCACCGCCTACGCGACCATCAACTTCACGCAGCAGGCGCACGACATCCCCAACGCGCAGGTCACGCACATCATCGACGTCGCGCAGGGGGCTCGGAGCCAGAACCTGCAGGTGGACCTCGGCGGCCAGGCGATCAGCCAGGCCGACCGCAAGGTCGGCGGCGCCGCTGACCTGATCGGCGTGGTGGCCGCGCTGATCGTGCTGGGACTGGTGTTCCGGTCCTTCGGCGCGGCGGTGATGCCGATCCTGACCGGCGTGGCCGGCGTGGTCACCGGCATCACCGGCACCGGCCAGCTCTCGCACCTGATCGCGATCAGCTCCACCGCGCCGACCCTGGCCACGCTGGTCGGCCTGGGCGTCGGCATCGACTACGCGCTGTTCATCGTGAACCGGCATCGCAAGGGCCTGATGTCCGGGCTGTCGGTCCAGGACTCGATAGCCAAGGCGCTGAACACCTCCGGGCGCGCGGTGATCTTCGCCGGCGGGACCGTGGTCATCGCGCTGCTGGGCATGTTCGCGCTCGGACTGAGCTTCCTCAACGGAATGGCGATCGGCGCGGCGGTGACCGTGTCGATGACGGTGCTGGCGGCGATCACGCTGCTGCCGGCGATGCTGGGCTTCCTGAAGCTGCGCGTGCTGAGCAAGAAGCAGCGCCGGGAGCTGGCCGCGCGCCAGGCCGGCGTGGGCGTCCTGGTGCCCTACGCGCACGCCTCGCGCCGTCGCGGGTCCGCGGCCGGATCCGGTACCCCCGGACACCCCGAGACCGCGTTCACGCGGTGGGCCGCCAAGGTCGAGGCCCGGCCGCTGGGCAAGGCGCTACTGGCGATCGCCGTCATGGCGGTGGTCGCGGTGCCGTTCTTCTCCATCAACCTGGGCAACTCCGACGCCGGCAACGACCCCAAGTCGACGACCACGCGCCAGGCCTACGACCTGCTCGCGGACGGTTTCGGCAAGGGCTTCAACGGCCCGCTGACGCTGGTCGCGCAGACCCCGACGGCCGGGGACCAGCAGGCGCTGACCACCCTGGTCAACACGATCAAGACCGTGCCGGACGTCGCCGCCGTCTCGGCCCGGCCGATGCAGCCCGGGCAGACGCTCGGCGTGGTGCAGGTGGTGCCGGTCAGCTCGCCGCAGGACAAGGCCACCACGGACCTGATCGACAACCTGCGGCACGACGTGATCCCGAAGGCCGAGGCCGGGTCCACGCTGCACGTGATGGTCTCCGGGCCGACCGCGATCAGCAACGACTTCAGCCACACGCTGACCAGCAAGCTGCCGCTGTTCGTGGCGATCATCGTGGGGCTGGGCTGCCTGCTGATGATGCTCGCTTTCCGCAGCCTGCTGGTGCCGCTGATCGGCGTGGCGATGAACCTGCTCACGATGGGAGTCGCGTTCGGTTCGCTGGTCGCGGTGTTCCAGTGGGGCTGGGGCTCGGAGGCGCTGGGCGCCGGTGGTGCGGGGCCCGTCGAGGCGTTCGTCCCGGTCATCGTGATCAGCATCTTGTTCGGGCTGTCGATGGACTACCAGGTGTTCCTGATCAGCCGGATGCACGAGGAGTGGTCGCACTCGGCGGACAACCACCGCTCGGTGCGCGTCGGCCACGGCGAGACCGGCCAGGTGATCGTGGCCGCGGGCATCATCATGACCTGCGTGTTCGGCGCCTTCCTGTTCAACGGCGAGCGGGTCATCGCCGAGTTCGGCATGGCGCTGGCGCTGGCCATCCTGCTGGACGTGCTGATGCTGCGGCTGATCCTGGTCCCGGCGCTGATGCACCGCTTCGGACGCGCCAACTGGTGGCTGCCGAGCTGGCTGGACAAGGTGCTGCCGCACATGTCGGTGGAGGGTGAGCCGGAGCCGGTCCCGGGTGCCGTTCCGGCGCAGGGCGGTCCGCACGAGCCCGAGCTGGCCTCCGCGAATCACCGCATACCCTGA
- a CDS encoding sensor histidine kinase has protein sequence MTDLRRIKEWVRPGTTSRDVVTTAMYLVLLSPALFVSALHKHVSAETAGALLTSVAVPLLFRSRWPLGAVIATSTVTAAATPFVGPPSIPPIACAIALYSFAKRSDRPTTVKVGTVTAVTLTTLALATHPEMAALGENLGILAWTGLAVAIGDAQRSRRELLASVMERAERAEQTKEEEALRRVTEERMRIARELHDVVAHHITLVNAQAGVAHHLMRTDPSHAYEALERIRDTSRSALDELRATVGLLRAGDETAAPREPAPGLADLAALVEAFQHAGLNVEVAGAGAAAELPMPALTGLTAYRIVQEALTNTHKHAGNLAVVRVVVEVARDAVRIRVDDDGGRGPARSGMGTGHGMIGMQERVKAVGGTFGAGPRAGGGFRVEAELPLAARESVAVAAVQRVAGAEPGPAVPERAVPERAARGGLCGTGLCARGAGAGAGAGSGDAGTGTGTGMLAGGAAEAIA, from the coding sequence GTGACTGACTTGCGGCGGATCAAGGAGTGGGTACGTCCCGGCACCACCAGCCGGGACGTGGTGACCACCGCGATGTACCTGGTACTCCTGTCCCCGGCCCTGTTCGTCTCGGCGCTGCACAAGCACGTCAGCGCCGAGACGGCGGGGGCTCTGCTGACCTCGGTGGCCGTCCCGCTGCTGTTCCGCAGCCGGTGGCCGCTGGGCGCCGTGATCGCCACCTCGACGGTGACCGCGGCCGCGACGCCGTTCGTGGGCCCGCCCAGCATCCCGCCGATCGCCTGCGCGATCGCGCTCTACTCCTTCGCCAAGCGCTCTGACCGCCCGACCACGGTGAAGGTCGGGACGGTGACCGCGGTGACCCTCACCACACTGGCGCTGGCCACACACCCGGAGATGGCCGCGCTCGGCGAGAACCTCGGAATCCTGGCCTGGACCGGGCTCGCGGTGGCGATCGGCGACGCGCAGCGCAGCCGGCGCGAGCTCCTGGCGTCGGTGATGGAGCGGGCCGAGCGCGCGGAGCAGACCAAGGAGGAGGAGGCGCTGCGGCGCGTCACCGAGGAGCGGATGCGGATCGCGCGCGAGCTGCACGACGTGGTCGCGCACCACATCACGCTGGTCAACGCGCAGGCCGGGGTCGCACACCACCTGATGCGGACGGATCCGTCGCACGCCTACGAGGCGCTGGAGCGGATCCGGGACACGTCGCGCTCGGCGCTAGACGAGCTGCGCGCGACGGTCGGACTGCTGCGCGCCGGCGACGAGACCGCGGCGCCGCGCGAGCCCGCGCCGGGGCTGGCGGACCTGGCGGCGCTGGTGGAGGCGTTCCAGCACGCGGGACTGAACGTGGAGGTGGCCGGAGCCGGGGCGGCGGCGGAGCTGCCGATGCCGGCGCTGACCGGGCTGACCGCGTACCGGATCGTGCAGGAGGCATTGACGAACACGCACAAGCACGCCGGGAACCTCGCGGTGGTACGGGTCGTGGTGGAGGTGGCCAGGGACGCGGTGCGGATCCGGGTGGACGACGACGGCGGGCGCGGGCCGGCCCGGTCGGGCATGGGGACGGGGCACGGGATGATCGGGATGCAGGAGCGGGTGAAGGCGGTCGGCGGGACTTTCGGGGCGGGGCCTCGGGCGGGGGGCGGGTTCCGGGTGGAGGCGGAGTTGCCTTTGGCGGCTCGGGAGAGTGTGGCGGTGGCGGCGGTGCAGCGGGTTGCGGGGGCGGAGCCGGGGCCGGCGGTGCCGGAACGAGCCGTGCCGGAGCGAGCGGCGCGGGGCGGGCTGTGTGGGACAGGGCTTTGTGCGCGCGGGGCTGGGGCTGGGGCTGGGGCTGGATCGGGTGATGCCGGCACCGGCACCGGCACCGGGATGCTGGCCGGCGGCGCGGCGGAGGCGATCGCGTGA
- a CDS encoding response regulator, with protein MSAAIRVLLADDQALLRGTFRLLIDSTPDLEVVGEAGNGREAAKLSEELRPDLVLMDIRMPVLDGLEATRLIAADPALAGVKVLILTTFEQDEYVAEALRAGAGGFLGKGVDPEELLRAIRTVAGGESLLSPAATRALIARFLAQPSDTPSSVTAPLDALTARELEVVTLVAAGLSNEEIAGQLFVTPLTAKTHVNRAMTKLGARDRAQVVVIAYESGLVRPGSGH; from the coding sequence GTGAGCGCCGCGATCCGCGTCCTGCTGGCCGACGATCAGGCCCTGCTGCGCGGCACCTTCCGCCTGCTGATCGACTCGACCCCGGATCTGGAAGTGGTCGGCGAGGCCGGCAACGGCCGCGAGGCCGCGAAGCTCTCGGAGGAGCTGCGTCCGGATCTGGTGCTGATGGACATCCGGATGCCCGTGCTCGACGGTCTGGAAGCCACCCGCCTGATCGCCGCCGATCCGGCGCTGGCCGGCGTCAAGGTTCTGATTCTCACCACGTTCGAGCAGGACGAGTACGTCGCCGAGGCCCTGCGCGCCGGAGCCGGCGGCTTCCTCGGCAAGGGCGTCGATCCGGAGGAGCTGCTGCGGGCGATCCGCACCGTCGCCGGCGGCGAGTCGCTGCTCTCCCCCGCTGCGACGCGTGCGCTGATCGCGCGGTTCCTGGCTCAGCCTTCTGACACACCGTCGTCCGTCACGGCTCCGCTGGACGCGCTGACCGCGCGCGAGCTGGAGGTCGTGACGCTGGTCGCCGCCGGGCTGTCGAACGAGGAGATCGCCGGGCAGCTGTTCGTCACGCCGCTGACCGCGAAGACGCATGTCAACCGGGCGATGACGAAGCTCGGGGCGCGGGATCGGGCGCAGGTCGTGGTGATCGCGTACGAGTCGGGGCTGGTGCGGCCGGGGTCAGGGCACTGA